TCAtagtctgaggtaggagggtgTCCTCACAAACCAGTGGTCTTGACCGTGGTCCACAGAGCCTGGCTTCCACAAGGGGCTGGCTGGGAAGCAAGGGTAGGCACTCACGGCCTTCCGCCAGCCAGCGGCCTCGGCTTCTATGGTTCTTGTGTGTTGTTGGCTTGGGATTTCACTTGTGAAAAaggttcagttttctttttttaaacaaatggaaaaccatcACTAGGGGAAGCCACTGCCACACTAACAGAGTGGAGGTGACAGCTCACCTTCCCGCGCTTCTGGACCAGCCCTCGGTACACGGTCGTCTCTCTCCTGCCCTCATCAGTGGCCTTCTCTCTTGGGGGCTTTGCCTTCTCATCCTCTTCGTCTGTCAAAAAGTcatcagtgccatccccatcctCCGTGCTTCCAAGGTCCTTTCTGGTGAATAGCTCAGCTGGGAGGAACACAGGGATTGGCTGACAGTTATTTTAGGCTGAGTTCGCCGCCACCTTTGCAGGGGAGGCAGCACCACAGTCTGCTCCCTGCTGACAGGAGAGGGTCAGGGAGAAGCAGGGGCCGTTCTGCTTACGTGGGTACAGGTCTGTCATGCTGTCATCACTTGCAGCTCCCCCCTCATCACTGGATGTGGGCTCCCAGAAGGCTTCCCGCGGGCGAGGCCCGTCACCGTCCATCtggtcctccctcctcctcctcctccggtGCACCAGGCAGGCAGGCACGTACTCCACCCCTTGCTTCTCACATTCTTCATCTGGGAGATAAGCCAGCACGTGCTGGGTACCTCCACACCCCCCACGGTCCTCTGGGCCACAGCTAACCTATGAGGCCTGCACTCGGCCAGGGCCCCACAGCCCCACCGCCCTGGACAAAAACCAGAGCAGCTGCTGGGTGCCTCAGCTCTGTTCCTACCAGGTGTGCAGGGAGGGTGGTGGGCCAGGGCTGCAGCCAGGAGGCAAGAAGATGGTACAGGTCTACGGGGCCTTTACCACCATTCATCCCCGATCTAGCCAGGCCTAGGAAGCCACGGCTAGGAGGGCACTGACCAGGCCCAAGGCCAACTGTGCCCCAGTGAGCTTGGCATGGCCTCTCAAAGGCAACTCGGGCTGGCAGTGATGCCACCCTCTCCCCAGCAGCCTGAAGTCCTCCCTCAGCACATGGGAGACCCTGTCCCGGAGGGCGGGGCTCAGCGGAGGTTGGCTGCCTGGCCTTTGCTGCCCCTTAGTGGGTGAGGACGGAGTTGGGACAAGGCTTCCATGGAAAGACCTCACTGGAGTCACCACCGTTGTCCCCTTGTATATTGGAGGGTCTGCTGGGGCTTGCCCTCCAGCCCAGCGCAGCTACCATCATCATCCCTCATGGGCTGCATGAGCCCTGCTGGGCCCTGGCCATTGATGTGGCGGCCCATCTACAGGGCTGTTTCCCTCCTTGTCTCTGCCACCCACCCCCATGGCCACACAGCAGCCTTGTCACCACCAGAACTTGAAGGCAGAGCCCCCTTACAGCCACATTTGGACTTCCCTGGACCACTGCCTTGTAGTGACCTCGGCGCCCCAGTCCCATCTCAGCTCCATGGTCCACCATCATAACCATTTTTCATGGGAACCCCGTGGCCCCCTGCACTTAGAGCCTTCCTGCCCACCCCTGAGCAGCTAACACACTGGCTGGAAAAAGTCCAAGCCTCAGGCTGGCAGCCCTCGTGCCTGCAAGGCCTCTGCAAGGTGCCCGCCTTCTACTTGAGAAACCCTGGTCCTGCCTTCTCAATCCACACTCATGCTTCGGGAGGGCTGGACTGCCTCTCCGCACTCATCAGAAGCCCGTAGACGCAACTTCCCATCCGCAAACCAACCTGAATCTGTCCGCTCCAGCCTCTGTCCATTTCCCTCCTTAGCTGGACTCCAGAAAGGCCTTCTGGTGACCCAGCACCTGCCTAAGGCCGGACACTGCCCTCATGGGCTGCAGCCTACGCTCCACTCTAGCCAGGTGTCCCTGCCAAGCTTCAGGTGCCTCACCAAGGTTGCCAGGGGCCTCTATGTTATCAAATCTATCATTTCTCTGTCCTCATCTTCCCTTCAGTACCACGGGAAGACTTCCAGCCTCTTCCTGGGGCTCAGGACCAGGCCTCTCTCCCTTCTCTAAACTCTCTCCGGGTGCTCACCCAGATCCACGGTGCAACCATCTCCTTCATCCAGCACGGGTGTCCCTGTTTCAAAAGCCCGATACTTCCCTAATACACACCTTTCCTAATACAGCTCAAGCTTAAAACCTTCAAAGGGACTCTGAATTCTCCCCCCAAAACCCACCGTCTTTTCCTGGATGACCGCAGTCAAGGGGTCCTCCCTTCTCAACCATGCACACTGTCCATGCAGCCCCCGCCCAACCCTCTCCACACACCCACTGCAGTGCTCCTGGCCTGGCCTCTGGGTCATCCGGGCTGTGCACACTAGCCCAGCCAGTCCTTTGGAGCCTACCTCAGCCAACACATTTTTGCCTCAGACTTCCATGGACCCTGGCTTCTCCCTGGGGTGCTGTTCCCCCGACCCCACTGCCATCACATCCCTCCCTCAGCCTCGAGCGAATCCCTCAGCGAGTCTCCCCAGCCCTCCTGTCTCCGCAAGCCCACTCCACATCCCTTGCCCAGTTTCTTTCACACCTCGCATCGCCACGCACACTCACTCCCGAGCCTGCTTCTGGCTCTGTGCCTGCCTGCACTAAAAGCTGTGGGGTCAGGGGCCATCATCCCTCTCTTCACTGTGCCAAAAACAGGCCTGGTGCATCAACACGGATCGCTGAAGGACGACCTGCCTTCAAGCACGCTCCATCTGGGGCAAGGCGGGCATGCACTCAGATGGCGATGCACTGATGGCGGTCCACTGGGACTTACATTTACACAGAGCTCGCTGGTACCGCCGGCCCTGGGTGTGCCTCAGCACGTGTTCTGGGCACTTGTTGATGTGCCGCAGGGTGAGTTTGCAGAACAACTGGTGCCTACAGAGCAGAGAGACCAAATTTGTAGGGACAGTTCACAGCAAGGATTCAGACTGGTGGCTGTGTCTTGGACTCATCCCTGGACGGTCTACCATGCGGCTTGGACATCGTGCTTTTAAAGGCTCCCGGAGCAATTCTACTCTGAACCTGGGTGGGGAACCGTCTGACCCAGGCCCGACTGCAGCTTCTTAATGTTTACCGGAAAAGCACGCATGGCAGCCTCACTGACTGCTCCAGGATGAGTTCGTGCAAGAGGATGGCTCCACCTGGAGCAAGGGCTCAATGAATGGAAACATCGTATCTCTGTTTTGACGATTATTACAAAGCCTAGCTCCCAGCTAAATCAAAGACCCCTTCTGGGGTCAAGGGAAGAACCCAACGCTGTTCACAACCTCAGGTGACAAATCACAAGCCTCTACTCATCTGGGAAGCAGCCACACCCCACAGGACAAACCTCAGGTGAGCAAACGAGCTCACCAAGAGGCCTCGCCGCTGGGACCGCAGGTGATTCCAGCACCCGGGCGCCCACCTGGGTCCCAGGGCTCCCAACTCTGAAGGAGTAGGGGCTGCAGCACTGGCGGAGTCCTCAGGAGGAGGGGACTTTGGGGTTTACCACCCGGGACCTGTCCTCAGCAGAGCCCTCCCGGGAGGCTCCCTTAGAGGGGGCTCAGGCACCGGGGGGCACCAGCGGAGGGGCTGTCCTAATTGCCCTGGGCCTCCCCGCGCCGCCGCGGACCACCTACGGGTTCTTGGTGCTGGGCACGATGTGCGGCTCGAACTCTGCATAGTCGAAGGCCGGGGAGGCGCGGACCAACCGCTGGTACTTTTTGCCGCGGGTGTAGACCTGGAGCTCCGGCAGGCGGCAGGGCAGCTCGTGACCCGTCAGGATGCACCTCACCTGCGGACGCGTGGGCGGGCAGGACGTCAGGAGGGCCAGGGCTCCGCTCCCTGGTGCCCCCCCCTGCCGcgcccccttccctctcctcccctgacCCCGCCGcgccctctcccctgccctcccctctcccctgccctcccctctctcctgctctcccctctcccctgccctctcctctcccctaccctcccctcagcccctcaTCCCAACTGCGCCCTTCTCCGCCACTCCGTTCCCCTCCCGCGCTGCGAACCTTGCGGGCGTCCGTCTGGAGCCGCAGGCTCGGGTGCTCCCGCAGAAAGGCCCGCACGTCGGCCGGCAACTCGCTCATGGCCGAGGCACCCGCGGAGCAGCCCGGCGGAAGCCGCTCGCAGAACCTGGAGCCGGGGGCGGGGCTCTGGGCGGGACTCAGCGGCGCCCCGGATGCAGATGCCTCCTGCGTCCCGGAAGCGCCCGcggggctgggtgcgatggcggCGGGGGCTGCGTCGCAGCTGGGGCTGCGGGCGGCGGGGCTGGGACGGGTGAGCGCCGGGTGCGGGGTGCAGGGTGCGGGGTGCGGGTGCGGGGCGCGGGGAGGGGTCCCGGAGCTCAGCCCGCCCGTCCGTGTCCGCAGGCCCCGGCCAGCGCCGCCTGGAGGAGCGTCCTCAGGGTCTCCCCGCGCCCAGGTGAGGGCTGCAGGCCGGGCTGTGATCCAGGCGCCTGGGCAGAGCCACCTGCTGTCTGCCCTGCACTTTGAAGGGTTGTCGTGGGGATTGAAATGAACCAACTGCCGGCTGAGCGGAGGCTCCCTGGGAGTGACAAGTTCCGTATTAAAATGCTTTCAGTGGAACTGTGGTCGTGTGCCGGCCATGTAGCGAGCGCTTTGTCCTCACAACGCGAGAGGTAGCTCCTTGGTCGTTCCCCTGTTACAGAGAAGGCTCGAGAGTTACTTCCGAACGTCCCATCCAGCTAATGGGTGGCCAGCCCAGGCTGAAAGCCCAGGGCTCTGAAAGTAAAGCGCATCTAACCACCGCGGTTTACGTGTTCCTCTCAGTGTGCAGCACAGGGCTGTTTTGCCGTGTGTAGAGTGCTGTGCAAGCCTGCCCCAGGCCtgcctttttatatatatataaaaaaaattagtatccGCAAGGCCCCTGGTGCTTTTCAGCGGATGGAACTCATCCTCTGAGAGCTTAAAGGCACTTTCTGTGTACATTCTTCCCTCTTTACATTTACGATGAGTTGTAAAAATGGAAAGCTGTTAAGAGAGCTCTGTGAGCCATTACTGAATTGATATATTTTTCTACATAACACAATAACCACTAGTGCCTGACTAAGCTACTTAGTAACTGTagctgcttattttttattttttgagacagtttcgctcttgttgcccaggctggagtgcaatggcgcaatctcggctcacagcaaccacctcctcccaggttcaagcgattctcctgcctcagcctcccgagtagctgggattacagaagcaccatcgtgctcagctaatttttgtattttttttgtagagatggggtttctccatgttggtcaggctggtctcgaactcctgacctcgtgatccgcccgccttggcctcccaaagtgctgggattacaggtgtgagccaccgcacccggccaactgtAGCTGcttattaaatgcattttgaatggatgaatggtgCATCTTAGTGCAGTGGAATACATCTAGATTCTTGAGTAAAAAGTCATGAGTTACCCAGGGTCGTGGTTGGTGGTCAAACCGGCACTGAGCCCTAGATCCCACTTACTCACTTGGCAGACGTACTGTGTGTGCCTTGTTCTGGGCACCGGGTTAGGAGCTGGGCTGGATACAGGTGCTGCTAGTTGGCTCTAGGCAGCAGGTTTTGATTGGTAGTACTGGAGTCTGTCTTGGAACTGGCTGCTCCAGGTCTGTGTTCGAGGGCTTCTGGCTCCATGTCAGTGTTGTGAAACTCTCCAGGGGTGGCCTGGAGGCCAAGCAGATGTGGCAGTTCTGCAGCAGAAGCATCTGCCACAAAAGCGGAAGATGACTCCTTTCTTCAGTGGGTCCTGCTCCTCATCCCTGTGACTGCCTTTGGCTTGGGGACATGGCAGGTAAAGACCGGCATCTGGTGTGCGTAACTCTGGGCCCTTGACCTTGCTGCCATCTGCTTGGGCTTATGCTCTGTCACTGTAGGTCCAGCGTCGGAAGTGGAAGCTGAACCTGATTGCAGAGTTGGAGTCCAGAGTTCTGGCTGAGCCTGTCCCTCTGCCAGCGGAGTGAGTGCATGGCTGCCCCCCTAGGGCCTGTTTTACTTGAGTTCAACAGCAGAGCCCTGGCTTCTGCTGGCCAGCCTGCCCCTTTTGGTGGGACTTTTAGTCACTGCCTTGACCTCAGGTGGGAGCTCTCATTATCAGTCATCTGTTGGGCTTGCTGTTGACACCTGACTGCCCTTGTGAAGCTACCTGAGACTGCCTCCTGACATATGGAGGAAAGTCTCATTTTGAGTCCTGGGTGTCACCCTTTTTTCAGGTATAGTAAACTTATCCTCCACAGGGCCCAAGGCCCTGTGGCTGAGGGCAGATAATGTAGGTCTCACCGTGAGGGTGGTCATTTGAAAAAGTGCCCTGAATGATTTGTCTGCTCTCTCCCTAGAATATGCCCTACAGAGATAGGTGTATTCAGCCACATTTTCCATTCAGGGTAGCAAACAGTATGCCAGATTTGGCttgcagatggggttttggcccacatattttttaaaatttcacataaaatattcaTTGAGGAGTCCAGATTTTTAGCCTCTCTTGTAAAGTTGGACTCTGGCAGTGCAGATCCACATTCCCACATGGCATCAAAGTTCCCCTTTGAAGAGCACGCCCTTTgcctttctccttcacttgtctGGCCCTGGTGGGCTGTGTAGTCTGCCATCCTCAGGGGATTCGTTTTCCGGCCAAACCTTGCTCGGCCACTGTTCTTATCTCCATGCAGCCCAATGGAACTGAAAAATCTGGAGTATAGGCCAGTGAAGGTCAGGGGGTGCTTTGACCACTCCAAGGAGCTGTATATGATGCCCCGGACCATGGTGGACCCTGTCCGGGAGGCCCGGGAGGGCGGCCTCATCTCCTCCTCAACTCAGAGTGGGGCCTATGTGGTCACTCCCTTCCACTGCACCGACCTGGGGTGAGTAGGGCATGTGGGAGCTGGCTGTCCTGGCAGAGGCAGTCAGGGTATACTAATTTACATCACTATTTCCTTCACAATCCCCAACCTTGGTAGGACCCTGGGGAACCCAAGATACCCAGGAGATTCAATTCCTTGCATAGTTTAAGTCCCTAATTGTGACATTGACTTAATCTTCTCAGCCAGCTCATTTATGACTGGATAATTTCTGTATGTTGACCTCTGAAGGGAAAGGAGGGATTCGTGAAACAGGGGCCCTGCCTCTGGAGAACTGTCTAGTTGCCCACACATTAGATGATGGCGAGCTATGAGGGACCAGCAAGAGGACTTCAAGAGAAAGGACCCCAGCCCTACCTTGAGGGAGTGGAGGCAGGGGTGGCTCCCTAGAGGGCTGTTTGGGAGTTAAGAGatgggaagaacattccaggcaaagCAAATGACAGGTACAGGAGCACCTGTGTGATTAACTAGGGAACTGGAGGATTCACGTACAAATGAAAATACCTGGGGCTCTTGTTAACCCATGGGTTCCTGTTTTAGGGCTGGGATGGGGCCCAAATGCTCATCTCCAGCAGGCTGGGGTGCCAGGGCTGCTCCTCACGGCTGCCTTGGTTAGGAGGAGGGATTGGAGACAGCTCTTGCCATAGTTCAGGGGAGAGGTGTGGGGTCTAAACTGGCGTGGCAGCGTTGCTCACCAGTTGCACATTGTAGTAGGTCGACCACAAGAAGCAGAGATAGAGGGGGAAAGCCACACTGGTAAAAAGGTAGCGATGGTGGCAGGGAGGCTTTTACCAACCACGAAGGGGCCTCAAGAGAGGAAGACTTTGCCTGTGTGGCACTGCCAGGGCTCCACTGAGCCAGCCCTGTTTTAAAAGCCTTCCTTGGTGCTCTAGTTGTTCCTATGGGTGCCTGAGTGACCATGAGTGACTGTCTTTAGTCAAAAACCCTCCCCACCTGAAGTAGCACTTTCATTACCCTAGAGTCACCATCCTGGTAAATAGAGGGTTCATTCCCAGGAAGAAAGTGAATCCTGAAACCCGGCAGAAAGGCCAGGTAAGGGACATGGACTCTTCCTACCTTAGAGAAGGCTCTGGGAGTCCACCAGGCTCCATGCAATCTCACACACCTTCCTTTATAGATTGAGGGAGAAGTGGACCTCATTGGGATGGTGAGGCTGACAGAAACCAGGCAGCCTTTTGTCCCTGAGAACAATCCAGAAAGGAACCACTGGCATTATCGAGACCTGGAAGCTATGGCCAGAATCACAGGCGCAGAGCCCATCTTCATTGATGCCAACTTCCGTACGTTGTGGACCAGCCCATATCGGAACAAGTAGCTTTTGTGAATACTGTCCTTCCTCCTAACCCTCATTGCCCAGTCACTGCTGTGGTTTATGTTCTCACATGTGTATATGGCGGGTGGGGGGAGGCAGCAACTCAGCAAAGAACCTAGGCAAGTACTGAGCGGACAAGGGCAGGGATGGTCACCCAACGTAAAGGCCATACAGGACTTCCAACTGGCCACGCAAAAATGACAGCCGCTAGGAAGTGGTGCAGAGGCTGGCAGGCAGTAGGGGGTGGACTTGAGTCTGCTGTCTCCACAGAGAGCACAGTCCCTGGAGGACCCATTGGAGGGCAAACCAGAGTTACTCTGAGGAACGAGCATCTGCAGTACATCGTGACCTGGTGAGTCCCCAGCGGCCCTCTGGCTTCCTCCCTTTCAGCCTAGCAGCCTGCTAATGCTGGCTTGCTTTCAACCCCTAGGTATGGACTCTCTGCAGCTACATCCTACCTGTGGTTTAAGAAATTCCTACGTGGGACACCTGGTGTGTGACAGATCAGCTGCTAAAGCCCTGTCCCTGGATAATGCAGTATTTCAAGACTGCCTTTATGCTGGATCATGTGCTATTGGTATAAAGTTCTGGCCTTGTACCTTAAATGAGCTCATGACTGGTTGATCATAAAATCCTGGCTTGGTTTCAGTCCAAAGAACTTTCCCAAAACTTGATATGCAAGTTACATCTCTAGGGAACAAAATGCCTGGTTTAAGAATGTATTTAAGGGTgggaagggccaggtgcggtggctcacttgaggtcaggagctcagaccagcctggctaacatggtgaaaccccatctctaccaaaaacacaaatatCGGCCAGCCagttgggatgctgaggcaccagaatatcctgaacctgggaggcgaaggttgctttgagatcacaccactgcactccagcctgggcgacagagtgaggctgtgtctcaaaaaaaggataCTTGCTAACCCCAAGTAAGATTCAACCCGAGATACTCAACAGACACTGGCTGAaggaaaatttgtattattttaattatctttatgtACAGAAAACTCAACAGTGTACATTTAACCCAGTTTAGTGGCAAGTTCTTTAGCCTTTGCCTTTTCGAGCTTGGCGATACGAGCCACAGACTTAGGACCCAGGACATTGCCACCCCAGTGACGGCGGatctgaaaagacaaaaagaggcAGTTAGCTTGGTTTATTGTTTTCTGAGATTTTCAAGGTTATTAGTTGCGTTATTCTGTTTGGCTGTTCCAAGCTGATCGTCAGAACTTCTCATAGGTTAAGCCAGCCAGTTATTTGGGAGAAAGATTTGCGCATGACAGTATTTTGTGTAAAGCTGCCTCTTACCTCATCGTATCTGTCATTGTAATTGGTCCTGATAGCTTCCACCAGCTTAGCCAAAGCGCCTTTGTCTTCCCTAAAAAGGCAGGAGGGAAAACAAAAGTGGGTTTTTTGCCTTAGTTTCCCTTTTAGAATGCAAAAATACCTTTTAGCTCAAGACAGTCTTTTGCCTCAGATGCAATGCTGACCACATGGTTTATTCAGGTGAAGAAATTCTTAACCATCATTGGCAAAAGTTcagataaatatatttcttaaactaAAAGATTGGCCTTTAAGGCAAAAGGAAACAACTGTGAGGCATGGATTAAATGAACTGGGGGGGAAGTTTGGGGCCAGGCTGTGCACTTACGAGTTCACCTGTGTGAAGGCGACAGTGGTGCAGGTCTTCCTGTGGACTAGACGTCCCAGTCTTGCCTTCCCCTTGATAATGCAGTAAGGGACCCCCATTTTACGACACAGGGCAGGCAAGAAGACAACCAGCTGGAAGAAAGCATTAGCTGAAGACTGTATTTTGACCAAAAGCAGCAAATTTCAGTTAGCTTGTAACAATTGCTCAGGGTTAAAAAGCTCATGGATTCGCACTTCAAGGTTGAATTCAGTGAGAGATTCACATCATTGCAAGAGCCACGCATGTGTTGGATCTGTGTCAGTACTGCCCTCACCCACTTCGGTCCCATCACTGACTTGGCATTAGGTCTACTCTCTCTTCCTGGTAATGCCAGAAGCCCTTGGGTTAGCAGTCAACAGGCAAACGCACCTCGATGGGATCCACGTCGTGTGCAATCACCACCAGCTGAGCTTTCTTGTTCTCCACCAAGGTGGTGACGGTGTTAACTCCTAGAACACACAACCACTTTGTGAGCTCTCACAGGCCCTGCTCTAATCACAAGAAGCTGCTGGGCTCAGCTGTTGACTCAGTGTTAAAAAGCTCGGTTTTACTCTTCACAGTAATTTCAGGCGAAGAAATTTTACATCACTGCAACAGCCCGCCCCCAGTGTTCACCCTAAGGTGGGGCCTACTCACCTGCTCGAAGGACAGGTGGTCTCTTCGTCGGGACGTCCCCTTTGCCAGCAGCTTTCTTCTCGGCCCGGGCCAACAGTCTCTGcttcttctcttgctttgtcTCTGGTCTGTACTTGTGGGCCAGCTTAAGCAGCTGAGTAGCTGGAAAAACACTCTTCAGTTTAGGCTTGGAGTCAAGGTTCTAATCCTTGTCACTTAACActtaataacaaatgctggactGCGGTCCTGCTATATGACTATAATTTAATGACAATTGCAGTTCAAGAAGCCTAAGACCATCCCCCTCATGTTCTGGATGAAATAAGGAATCCTTGCCTGAGAAACTCCTTTCCACGCCACAGAACCTCACCTGTTTGGCGGTCCAGGGCCTGGGTGAACTGGTTAATCGCAGGAGGCACTTTCAGCCGCTTATAGAGGATGGCTCTCTGCCGCTGCAACCTGATATAGCGGGGCCATTTCACAAAGCGGGTGAGGTCTCTTTTGGGCTGGATGTCCTGTCCTGAGAAGTAAAGGGTGACATCGAGTGAGGCTCAAATTCCATGTCAAGTTCATGTCTGGGGCCACTAGGAAGGGTGTTGGTGCATCAGCGATCTTGGTGGTTTAAAATGTCATCACCATCTCTCAGATAGCAAATATTCTTTTACATCATCTGCACACAAACACCTGAGAACAAAGAGCACGATGCTTTTCCTCATCTAACAAGAAGCCAAGGTGCCACGAAGTACAGCAGAATTGCAGTCCTAGTATCTCGCTGCGCCACTGCTACTGTACTTGTTTCCAGATGGCTAAGCTGAATTCAAGGCCACTACCATATTGAGCTGAATGCTCGCTCAGCAACTCCCAATGAAAGCAAGAAGCATGTATCATCATTGCCCCCGTCTCTAAGAGACACAAGTTAAGGACTGCGACCACTTTACACCCACTAAAACCTACAAGATACAACACAACCTAATTACCACCTTCCCTTGAGAAAAACATAGACCGTTTTCATTCTGCCGTTTGTTACTCACCAATGCCAAAATTCTTAGGCCTTTTCTCAAACAGGGGATTCACCACTTTCTTAGCCTCCTGCTTCTTCACGACAGCTGGGGCCGGAGCCACCTTCTTTCCCTTGGCCTTCTTTCCTTTCGGCTGGGCAAAAAGAAAACGTCAGTTAAACCGCCGCCTCCACTCGCTTCGTCGGGGGTAGGGCTCAGACTGGCTCCTCCAAAACAAGGGACGCTGACAGCACCTGCCTGAACTAGGCTGGCGAGCAGCTTTCTGCAGCCCCCCAGCACCACCCCTCGACAGGAGCATCTCACATTCAGCCGCACAAGCATGCAGCCCTGGGAACCCCGAGTGGCCAGAGCAAGGCTAAGCCCGAGACCACGCTCTCTTCGCGTCGCCCACCCAGGAGACGCCCCGGACTCATGACTCCTCTGAGTCGCGGCCCCGCAGGCTCCAGAAGCAACAGGGGCGGGCTCAGAACTCGTCGCTCACAAGGCCTCTGGAG
This portion of the Pan troglodytes isolate AG18354 chromosome 11, NHGRI_mPanTro3-v2.0_pri, whole genome shotgun sequence genome encodes:
- the SURF2 gene encoding surfeit locus protein 2, with product MSELPADVRAFLREHPSLRLQTDARKVRCILTGHELPCRLPELQVYTRGKKYQRLVRASPAFDYAEFEPHIVPSTKNPHQLFCKLTLRHINKCPEHVLRHTQGRRYQRALCKYEECEKQGVEYVPACLVHRRRRRREDQMDGDGPRPREAFWEPTSSDEGGAASDDSMTDLYPPELFTRKDLGSTEDGDGTDDFLTDEEDEKAKPPREKATDEGRRETTVYRGLVQKRGKKQLGSLKKKFKSHHRKPKSFSSCKQPG
- the SURF1 gene encoding surfeit locus protein 1 isoform X2, producing the protein MPPASRKRPRGWAPASAAWRSVLRVSPRPGVAWRPSRCGSSAAEASATKAEDDSFLQWVLLLIPVTAFGLGTWQVQRRKWKLNLIAELESRVLAEPVPLPADPMELKNLEYRPVKVRGCFDHSKELYMMPRTMVDPVREAREGGLISSSTQSGAYVVTPFHCTDLGVTILVNRGFIPRKKVNPETRQKGQIEGEVDLIGMVRLTETRQPFVPENNPERNHWHYRDLEAMARITGAEPIFIDANFQSTVPGGPIGGQTRVTLRNEHLQYIVTWYGLSAATSYLWFKKFLRGTPGV
- the SURF1 gene encoding surfeit locus protein 1 isoform X1, producing the protein MAAGAASQLGLRAAGLGRAPASAAWRSVLRVSPRPGVAWRPSRCGSSAAEASATKAEDDSFLQWVLLLIPVTAFGLGTWQVQRRKWKLNLIAELESRVLAEPVPLPADPMELKNLEYRPVKVRGCFDHSKELYMMPRTMVDPVREAREGGLISSSTQSGAYVVTPFHCTDLGVTILVNRGFIPRKKVNPETRQKGQIEGEVDLIGMVRLTETRQPFVPENNPERNHWHYRDLEAMARITGAEPIFIDANFQSTVPGGPIGGQTRVTLRNEHLQYIVTWYGLSAATSYLWFKKFLRGTPGV
- the SURF1 gene encoding surfeit locus protein 1 isoform X3 translates to MELKNLEYRPVKVRGCFDHSKELYMMPRTMVDPVREAREGGLISSSTQSGAYVVTPFHCTDLGVTILVNRGFIPRKKVNPETRQKGQIEGEVDLIGMVRLTETRQPFVPENNPERNHWHYRDLEAMARITGAEPIFIDANFQSTVPGGPIGGQTRVTLRNEHLQYIVTWYGLSAATSYLWFKKFLRGTPGV
- the RPL7A gene encoding large ribosomal subunit protein eL8: MPKGKKAKGKKVAPAPAVVKKQEAKKVVNPLFEKRPKNFGIGQDIQPKRDLTRFVKWPRYIRLQRQRAILYKRLKVPPAINQFTQALDRQTATQLLKLAHKYRPETKQEKKQRLLARAEKKAAGKGDVPTKRPPVLRAGVNTVTTLVENKKAQLVVIAHDVDPIELVVFLPALCRKMGVPYCIIKGKARLGRLVHRKTCTTVAFTQVNSEDKGALAKLVEAIRTNYNDRYDEIRRHWGGNVLGPKSVARIAKLEKAKAKELATKLG